In the Flavisolibacter tropicus genome, one interval contains:
- a CDS encoding class I SAM-dependent methyltransferase encodes MENQTIKAYYAHEIEAYRLETPVFKLEGIRTKELLGRYLSVPSLKVLDIGGGAGYYAFWLQEQGHQVTLVDLSPTNIELAQKRAASSGITLHQISEGDARQLDFSDAQFDVVLMFGPLYHLIERENRMRALTEARRVLKPGGLLLSAVISRYASLFDGFQRDLVLDAPFYSILKDDLASGVHVNETDNLDYFTTAYFHTPTAIKEEIAESGLALEKLIAIESFGWIVPNFQEKQNDPAYMEKLLNSIRVVEEQEDLVAMSPHIMAVAHKA; translated from the coding sequence ATGGAAAATCAAACAATCAAAGCTTATTATGCTCATGAAATAGAAGCTTATCGCTTAGAAACTCCTGTTTTCAAATTGGAAGGTATACGCACTAAAGAATTACTAGGCCGCTATCTTTCAGTTCCTAGCCTTAAAGTGCTAGATATAGGTGGTGGCGCCGGCTATTATGCCTTTTGGTTACAAGAGCAAGGGCACCAGGTAACATTGGTAGATCTATCGCCAACCAATATAGAGCTGGCGCAAAAACGCGCAGCCAGCAGCGGCATTACCTTACATCAAATTTCTGAAGGCGATGCCAGGCAGCTTGATTTTTCAGACGCGCAGTTTGATGTGGTACTGATGTTTGGTCCGCTTTATCATTTAATAGAGCGAGAGAATCGGATGCGTGCACTAACCGAAGCCAGGCGTGTTCTCAAACCTGGCGGGTTGTTGTTAAGTGCTGTCATCTCTCGTTACGCTTCTTTGTTTGATGGTTTTCAAAGAGACCTAGTATTGGATGCGCCGTTTTACAGCATCTTAAAAGACGACCTAGCATCAGGCGTACACGTTAATGAAACAGATAACCTCGACTATTTTACCACGGCCTATTTTCATACACCTACAGCCATCAAGGAAGAGATAGCAGAAAGCGGGTTGGCATTAGAAAAACTGATAGCCATTGAAAGCTTTGGCTGGATTGTTCCCAATTTCCAGGAAAAGCAAAATGACCCGGCATATATGGAAAAGCTGTTGAACAGCATACGGGTTGTGGAAGAGCAGGAGGATCTGGTGGCTATGAGTCCGCATATAATGGCGGTAGCGCATAAAGCGTAA
- a CDS encoding response regulator: MEKLNKVLHILHADDDAEDRWIFQDGLTEYDATIGLTQFEDGCHLLTYIETLQPDAHTQYTIVCDMQMPNMSCLDVLSRIKQLHVWKEVPFIIFSTSSLIEDIQKCMGSGALAFYSKPNTFAENLRVISEMILRCRQNNYSTTS; encoded by the coding sequence ATGGAGAAACTGAATAAAGTGTTGCACATATTACATGCAGATGATGATGCGGAAGACCGTTGGATCTTTCAAGATGGGTTAACAGAATATGATGCAACTATAGGGTTGACACAGTTTGAAGATGGCTGCCACCTACTTACTTATATTGAAACATTACAGCCAGACGCGCATACTCAGTATACGATTGTTTGCGATATGCAAATGCCTAACATGAGCTGTCTTGATGTATTGAGCCGGATTAAACAACTACACGTTTGGAAAGAGGTTCCGTTTATTATTTTCAGTACCTCTTCTCTGATCGAGGATATTCAGAAATGTATGGGTAGCGGCGCATTAGCCTTTTACTCCAAACCCAACACGTTTGCAGAGAACCTGCGTGTTATTAGTGAAATGATATTGCGTTGCAGGCAGAATAATTATTCTACTACTTCTTAA
- a CDS encoding ATP-binding protein translates to MKVSHRIFDFLPGCYLILSPKAPEFIILDVNNAYLAVSHSTRDIIGKPLFEVFPDNPDDPEASGVKNLTASLEQVLKTRKPHEMAIQRYDTRRPGQNNFTIRYWKPVNIPVLANDGTVECIIHSVEEVTNVMLLRKGMKQQDSLNQHHIRDAILTTQEMERMEISQELHDNVNQILHTARLYLEKATLTSTSQQEFVKYGHALVEKAIDEVKDLSQSLRQFSKEERQLTDVLEEILGQIGELNQLNISKSIELPDESLIESKVKTTIIRILQEQLTNVVKHAEAKNVYIGVNFKDGNLELTIKDDGKGFDMKTNKSGQGFQNIKSRAAIMDGRVLITSYPGDGCVIQVFLPVS, encoded by the coding sequence ATGAAAGTCAGCCACCGCATTTTTGACTTTTTGCCAGGTTGCTATCTGATCTTATCACCAAAAGCGCCTGAGTTTATCATCTTAGATGTTAATAATGCCTATTTAGCTGTTAGCCATTCTACCAGAGATATTATTGGCAAACCGTTATTTGAAGTTTTTCCAGATAATCCTGATGACCCAGAAGCTTCTGGAGTAAAAAACTTAACAGCTTCGCTAGAACAGGTGCTAAAAACCAGAAAGCCGCATGAAATGGCCATTCAGCGCTACGACACGCGGCGCCCCGGCCAGAACAACTTCACTATTCGTTACTGGAAACCGGTAAATATTCCGGTGTTAGCCAACGATGGAACTGTTGAATGTATCATACACTCGGTTGAAGAAGTTACAAACGTTATGCTTCTAAGAAAAGGTATGAAACAACAGGATAGCCTGAACCAACATCATATCAGGGATGCTATTTTAACCACCCAGGAAATGGAGCGCATGGAAATCAGCCAAGAGCTGCATGATAATGTGAACCAGATTTTGCATACCGCACGCCTTTACCTGGAAAAGGCTACACTTACTTCTACTTCCCAACAGGAGTTTGTAAAATACGGGCACGCCTTGGTAGAAAAAGCTATTGATGAGGTAAAAGACCTATCTCAATCCTTGCGTCAATTTTCAAAAGAAGAAAGACAATTAACAGATGTATTGGAAGAAATATTGGGACAAATAGGTGAATTGAATCAGCTTAACATTTCCAAAAGCATAGAGCTACCCGATGAATCGTTGATTGAATCGAAAGTAAAAACTACCATCATCCGTATTTTACAGGAGCAGCTTACCAATGTAGTAAAGCATGCCGAAGCCAAAAACGTATACATTGGGGTGAACTTCAAAGATGGCAACCTGGAGCTTACTATCAAGGACGATGGCAAAGGGTTTGACATGAAAACAAATAAATCAGGCCAGGGCTTTCAAAACATAAAAAGCCGTGCAGCCATTATGGATGGCCGGGTACTCATCACCTCCTATCCTGGTGATGGCTGTGTGATACAGGTTTTTTTACCTGTAAGCTGA
- a CDS encoding response regulator transcription factor gives MEMKNVLIADDHAVVRTGLKLLLQDFYQGLKIYEAGNGDEVLRQFKQHKIDLLVMDIHMTETDSIGLVELISIKYPKTYTLVFSMLPEKIYGKRMLKAGARGYLPKESSLDELKKAFDLVLQHKTYLSQDFIEILAGHVSTDNTLNPFETLSHREFEIVNLLLSGLSINAIAQTLNLKPSTVGTYKTRVFEKLKIKSVFELKDLAMLFNFNHHSIDY, from the coding sequence ATGGAGATGAAAAATGTGCTTATAGCCGACGACCATGCAGTTGTACGTACGGGTTTAAAATTGCTGCTACAAGATTTTTACCAGGGTTTAAAGATCTATGAGGCCGGAAATGGTGACGAAGTGTTGCGGCAGTTCAAACAACACAAGATCGACCTGCTGGTTATGGATATCCATATGACCGAAACGGACAGTATCGGCCTGGTAGAGTTAATTTCCATTAAGTATCCTAAAACTTATACTCTGGTCTTTTCAATGCTGCCTGAAAAGATCTATGGCAAACGCATGCTAAAAGCAGGTGCCAGAGGATATTTACCGAAAGAGTCTTCACTGGATGAGCTCAAAAAAGCCTTTGACCTGGTGCTTCAACATAAAACCTACCTGAGTCAAGACTTTATTGAGATATTGGCGGGTCACGTATCCACCGATAATACCCTCAATCCCTTTGAAACTCTGTCTCACCGGGAGTTTGAAATTGTAAACCTCTTATTGTCGGGCTTAAGCATTAATGCAATTGCGCAGACGTTGAATCTAAAACCCTCTACAGTAGGTACTTATAAAACCCGGGTGTTTGAAAAGCTAAAAATCAAGTCGGTGTTTGAGTTAAAAGACCTGGCTATGCTTTTCAACTTCAATCATCATTCTATTGATTATTAG
- a CDS encoding GNAT family N-acetyltransferase produces the protein MHLRRFKAADFALLAQWVTSPSVLFQFAGTDFSFPLTPEQIGQYQTTHPDCLFFIACLFDNEPFAFGEIIPQANNTPRLGRLLVGDTKNRSKGLGTMFVQLMVDECKRLFHCHQVELYVLSDNIPAQRCYEKVGFYRLPDANILLVVGNKTHPIHKMRLDIR, from the coding sequence ATGCATTTAAGAAGATTCAAGGCAGCTGATTTTGCTTTATTAGCGCAATGGGTTACTAGCCCCTCAGTTTTATTTCAGTTTGCTGGTACCGACTTTTCCTTTCCTCTTACTCCAGAACAAATAGGGCAATACCAAACAACTCATCCTGACTGCCTTTTCTTTATTGCCTGCCTGTTTGATAATGAACCTTTTGCCTTTGGAGAGATCATTCCGCAAGCGAACAATACACCCCGCCTAGGTCGATTACTAGTAGGTGATACTAAGAATCGCAGCAAAGGCCTTGGTACTATGTTCGTGCAGTTGATGGTAGATGAATGCAAGCGGCTGTTTCATTGCCATCAAGTGGAACTCTACGTATTATCTGACAATATACCCGCACAGCGGTGTTATGAAAAAGTAGGCTTTTATAGACTGCCGGATGCTAACATCCTGTTGGTGGTGGGCAACAAAACCCACCCTATACACAAAATGCGACTTGACATCAGGTAA
- a CDS encoding amidohydrolase codes for MSSLSVTLIQTALHWEDKASNLQMLEQKINSITEKTHIVVLPEMFSTGFSMRPEALAETMQGETVAWMKRIATEKRIILTGSAIIEEEGQYYNRLIWMLPNGQYGYYNKRHLFAFAGEDQHYSGGDQRFIASVNGWKINLLVCYDLRFPVWARQQYTAEGFEYDVLIYVANWPERRNTAWKTLLQARAIENQCYVVGVNRVGKDGNDIYHSGDSMVVTALGEVLYHKEHDEDVVTIQLEKEALQAVREKLPFWKDADQFDLFI; via the coding sequence ATGTCATCACTTTCCGTCACGCTGATTCAAACCGCCCTTCACTGGGAAGACAAAGCCTCTAACCTGCAAATGCTGGAACAGAAGATCAACAGTATTACTGAAAAAACACACATTGTTGTTCTTCCTGAAATGTTTAGCACCGGCTTTAGCATGCGCCCGGAAGCATTGGCAGAAACCATGCAGGGCGAAACAGTGGCCTGGATGAAACGGATAGCAACAGAAAAGCGGATAATCCTTACTGGTAGTGCGATCATTGAAGAAGAAGGCCAATACTACAACCGGCTGATCTGGATGCTGCCGAACGGGCAATATGGCTATTACAACAAACGCCACCTCTTTGCTTTTGCTGGTGAAGACCAGCACTATAGTGGCGGCGATCAGCGGTTTATTGCTTCTGTCAACGGCTGGAAAATCAACCTGTTGGTTTGTTACGATCTGCGCTTTCCGGTATGGGCGCGCCAGCAGTATACAGCAGAAGGATTTGAATACGATGTACTTATTTATGTGGCCAACTGGCCCGAGCGCCGCAACACTGCCTGGAAAACGCTGTTACAGGCACGTGCCATCGAAAACCAGTGTTATGTAGTGGGTGTGAATAGAGTAGGAAAGGATGGCAATGATATCTACCACAGCGGCGATAGTATGGTGGTAACGGCACTTGGAGAGGTGCTGTATCATAAAGAGCATGATGAAGATGTGGTAACCATTCAATTAGAGAAGGAAGCCCTTCAAGCCGTGCGTGAAAAACTTCCTTTCTGGAAAGATGCCGATCAATTCGATCTCTTTATTTGA
- a CDS encoding S41 family peptidase: MYKKYAASELEKDYTIFEGVLKTEHPGLYWYAPADSVEYYFKAGRAQIKDSMTEVQFRYLLSYITAKIRCGHTTVRASRDYFNGRDSLRTHQFPLNLKLWPDTAMVTANLNRRDSNIQRGAFITAIDGLPIQQIVDSLFEFLSADGYNLTHKYQTLSNRGVFSSLYLSRFGYKPSFAVDFIDTLGNQRHAVLPIYKPIKDTSMRIGEFPPPPGRLTHKERKQLNIYAARSLRIDTALSTGFMDLNTFTRDAKLHNFFKKAFKQLDKNNIQNLVIDLRANGGGSVTNSNLLTKYIAQQKFKIADTLFAVSRHSPYGRYQETRFTNWLFLNLMTRKKKDGYYHFRYFEGKYFKPKKKFHFDGQVYILSGGNTFSAATLVMQSLRPQTNVTIVGEESGGGAYGNNAWLIPEVTLPHTGVRFRLPLFRLVIDKNEHKGYGVQPEIYSLPTSPAIRRLADFKMDTVIELIKNNKKSY; this comes from the coding sequence GTGTATAAAAAATACGCAGCATCCGAGCTTGAAAAAGACTACACTATTTTTGAAGGGGTGCTTAAAACCGAGCACCCGGGCCTCTATTGGTATGCCCCCGCCGACAGTGTAGAGTATTATTTCAAAGCAGGCAGGGCCCAGATCAAAGACTCCATGACGGAGGTGCAGTTTCGCTACCTGCTGAGTTATATCACCGCTAAAATCCGCTGCGGCCATACTACGGTTCGAGCTTCAAGGGATTATTTCAATGGGCGGGATAGTCTGCGTACCCACCAGTTTCCTCTTAACTTAAAGCTGTGGCCCGATACAGCGATGGTTACGGCCAATCTTAATCGTCGTGACTCCAACATTCAGCGAGGTGCCTTTATAACAGCTATTGATGGTTTGCCCATTCAACAGATTGTCGACTCTTTGTTTGAGTTCCTTTCTGCCGACGGCTATAACCTTACCCATAAATACCAAACCCTTAGCAACCGGGGTGTATTCAGTAGTTTATACCTGTCGCGGTTTGGTTATAAACCCTCCTTTGCCGTTGATTTTATAGATACGTTAGGTAACCAGCGCCATGCTGTTTTGCCCATATACAAACCTATTAAGGATACCTCTATGCGTATAGGCGAGTTTCCCCCACCACCGGGTCGCCTAACCCATAAAGAGCGAAAACAGCTAAATATTTATGCGGCCCGCAGTTTACGAATTGACACTGCCCTTTCCACAGGCTTTATGGATTTGAATACGTTTACCAGAGATGCCAAACTGCATAATTTCTTCAAAAAGGCTTTTAAGCAACTGGATAAAAACAATATTCAAAACCTGGTGATAGACCTTCGTGCCAATGGAGGGGGCAGTGTGACCAACTCAAACCTGCTGACAAAATACATTGCTCAACAAAAGTTCAAAATAGCCGATACCCTTTTTGCGGTTAGTCGTCATAGCCCGTATGGACGTTACCAGGAAACCCGGTTTACGAACTGGTTGTTCCTCAACCTGATGACGCGAAAAAAGAAGGATGGCTATTACCATTTCCGCTATTTTGAAGGCAAATATTTTAAGCCCAAGAAGAAGTTCCATTTTGATGGCCAGGTTTATATACTTAGTGGCGGTAATACTTTTTCGGCCGCTACGCTGGTTATGCAAAGTCTGCGTCCCCAAACAAATGTGACCATTGTAGGTGAAGAAAGCGGCGGTGGCGCCTATGGCAATAATGCCTGGCTGATCCCCGAAGTTACCTTGCCACATACAGGCGTTCGCTTTCGCCTGCCACTCTTCCGGCTGGTCATTGATAAAAATGAGCACAAAGGCTATGGTGTTCAACCTGAAATCTACTCCTTGCCCACGTCGCCAGCTATCCGTCGCCTAGCCGACTTTAAGATGGATACAGTGATTGAATTGATCAAAAACAACAAGAAGAGCTATTAG
- the thiL gene encoding thiamine-phosphate kinase: MSERTEIAELGEFGLIDHLTKNFEIQNVSSVLGVGDDAAVIDHFGKQTVITNDLLIEGVHFDLMYTPLKHLGYKTVVVNVSDIYAMNATPTQIILGLGFSNRFSLEALDEFYEGVHAACDHYGVDLIGGDTSSSQKGFIISCTAIGEVTPDTYVKRSTAQKGDLLCVSGDLGAAYLGLTLLEREKRIFLESPGVQPDLEGEKYIVGRILKPEARKDIIQFFAENGIQPTSMIDVSDGLSSEILHLCKDSELGCVLYEEKIPIAEDARQAAFKFNLDPTACALSGGEDYELLFTVKQDDYDKIAANTDISVIGYMAEAEAGSHIYTKGGNKFPITAQGWNAFNKQ; encoded by the coding sequence ATGTCTGAAAGAACTGAAATAGCTGAATTAGGTGAGTTCGGTCTTATTGACCACCTAACTAAGAATTTTGAAATACAAAATGTGTCTAGTGTTTTAGGTGTGGGTGATGATGCGGCCGTGATTGACCACTTTGGCAAGCAAACCGTTATTACCAACGACCTTTTAATTGAGGGTGTACACTTTGACTTAATGTATACCCCGCTCAAACACCTGGGCTATAAAACTGTAGTGGTCAATGTTAGCGATATCTACGCTATGAATGCCACACCTACGCAAATCATCCTGGGACTGGGATTCAGCAACCGCTTTAGCCTGGAGGCGCTCGATGAATTTTACGAGGGTGTACATGCGGCATGCGACCACTATGGTGTAGATCTAATTGGTGGCGACACCTCCTCTTCTCAAAAAGGATTTATCATTTCCTGTACGGCTATTGGAGAAGTTACTCCTGATACCTATGTAAAAAGAAGCACCGCGCAGAAAGGCGACTTATTGTGTGTAAGTGGCGACTTAGGCGCCGCCTACCTGGGTTTAACTTTATTGGAAAGAGAAAAACGCATTTTCCTGGAAAGTCCCGGCGTACAGCCAGACCTGGAAGGCGAGAAATACATTGTAGGCCGCATTCTCAAACCAGAAGCCCGCAAAGACATTATCCAGTTTTTTGCAGAAAACGGTATTCAGCCCACCTCTATGATTGATGTTAGCGATGGGCTGAGTTCCGAGATCCTTCACCTCTGTAAGGACAGCGAATTGGGCTGTGTTCTTTATGAAGAAAAGATACCAATTGCCGAAGATGCAAGACAGGCTGCCTTCAAATTCAACCTTGATCCTACTGCTTGTGCCTTAAGCGGCGGCGAGGACTATGAGCTGCTGTTTACCGTCAAACAAGACGATTACGATAAGATTGCAGCGAATACCGATATTAGCGTTATTGGTTACATGGCTGAAGCAGAAGCTGGCTCTCATATTTATACCAAAGGTGGCAACAAGTTTCCCATTACTGCACAAGGATGGAATGCATTCAATAAGCAATAA
- a CDS encoding inositol monophosphatase family protein codes for MFKDALLQATHAGAEEIRRFMEMEFKISNKEGINNLVTEADHASEKAIIEVIKEHFPDHYILSEEAGEIVQDSEYKWIIDPIDGTVNFANRIPLCCVSIGLEHNGQMIMGAVYNPFMNEFFFAERGQGATLNNKPIFVSKKEKVATSCLVTGFPYTYLDEPNGPLQVFERFIRRGIPVRRLGSAAIDLCWVASGRFDGFYEHKLQAWDSAAGFIIIEEAGGKVTNLKGDPYSPYQPGIVASNGFIHDELLEWIKGNVPAI; via the coding sequence ATGTTTAAAGATGCCCTGTTACAAGCTACGCATGCTGGTGCCGAAGAAATACGGCGGTTTATGGAAATGGAGTTTAAGATCTCCAATAAAGAAGGGATCAATAACCTGGTAACAGAAGCGGATCATGCTTCGGAAAAAGCGATTATAGAAGTGATTAAGGAGCATTTTCCCGATCATTATATTTTAAGTGAAGAGGCCGGGGAGATTGTGCAGGACTCTGAATACAAGTGGATCATTGACCCTATAGACGGCACAGTCAACTTTGCCAACCGTATTCCTCTTTGTTGTGTATCTATTGGTCTTGAACATAATGGCCAGATGATCATGGGGGCCGTGTATAACCCTTTCATGAACGAGTTTTTCTTTGCCGAGCGCGGTCAGGGGGCTACGTTAAACAACAAGCCCATCTTCGTAAGCAAAAAAGAAAAGGTTGCTACTTCTTGCCTGGTTACCGGTTTTCCTTATACCTATTTAGATGAGCCTAACGGTCCGCTGCAGGTGTTTGAACGATTTATTCGCCGCGGTATTCCTGTACGTCGCCTGGGTTCAGCAGCTATTGACCTGTGCTGGGTGGCTAGTGGCCGCTTTGATGGCTTTTATGAACACAAGCTACAAGCTTGGGATAGCGCTGCGGGTTTTATTATTATTGAAGAAGCCGGAGGAAAAGTCACCAACCTAAAAGGCGACCCCTATTCTCCTTACCAACCCGGTATTGTGGCCAGCAATGGCTTTATCCACGATGAGCTCTTAGAGTGGATAAAAGGCAATGTGCCGGCGATATAA
- a CDS encoding glycosyltransferase family 2 protein has protein sequence MTVSIIIVSYNVKYFLEQCLCSVEKAIKGLDAEVIVVDNASVDGSVAYLQESFPTVRYIASQQNLGFAKACNLGLSQAQGSYILFLNPDTLLAEDTLAICLDFFNTHPQAGAIGVRMIDGSGQFLRESKRSFPAPVTSFYKLTGLARIFPHSRRFGKYHLGYLPQHTNHEVDVLAGAYMLVSKAVLDEVGSFDETFFMYGEDVDLSYRIQKAGYKNYYVADTTIVHFKGESTKRGSLNYVKLFYQAMSLFVRKHYGGTKADIFTFSIQLAIGVRAMLTAVAKLIRKIGLPAIDAILILVCFWLVKSIWANYVRPEVPYSAKLVGVSFLVFTLIYLTVSYYAGLYNRYYRKAVLVRSTFLATLVILAAYALLPEHLRFSRGILAFGALLAFGVLSLWRWMLIKAGLLQQQIEDRDKPYLLVAGTPGEYERIQQFLNAHKLGDKLIGRVAVNGEDPTALTTIDRVSTVTLPLHATELLFCAGTYSYKDILMQLPKIKTNLRFRFHAVGSSSIVGSDSSSNSGEVLATGSHFKLDRPAERRIKRLVDVMTSVLFLFTTPLHFLFVEKPGTFLYYCLLVLFGRRTWVGYGTCAMGLPPLRKNILLPNGWPKNKANAMREESMALIDHYYASDYDAMQDLALIMKNYQHLGN, from the coding sequence TTGACGGTTTCTATTATCATAGTTAGTTATAATGTCAAGTATTTCCTGGAGCAATGCCTGTGCAGTGTGGAGAAAGCCATAAAAGGCCTTGATGCGGAAGTAATTGTAGTGGATAACGCCTCAGTAGATGGCAGCGTAGCTTACCTGCAGGAGAGCTTTCCAACAGTCCGTTATATAGCCAGCCAGCAGAACCTGGGTTTTGCCAAGGCTTGTAATCTGGGCTTGTCGCAGGCTCAAGGTTCTTATATCTTGTTCCTAAACCCCGACACGTTGCTAGCGGAAGATACGCTTGCTATTTGCCTGGATTTTTTCAACACTCATCCGCAGGCAGGGGCAATAGGCGTCCGCATGATTGATGGCAGTGGCCAGTTTTTGCGGGAGTCAAAGCGATCGTTTCCTGCTCCGGTCACATCTTTTTATAAACTTACCGGTTTAGCACGCATTTTTCCACACTCCCGGCGCTTTGGAAAATATCATTTAGGCTATCTGCCCCAACATACCAATCATGAAGTAGATGTATTGGCGGGCGCCTACATGCTCGTCTCCAAAGCGGTATTAGATGAAGTCGGCTCCTTTGATGAAACCTTTTTCATGTATGGCGAGGATGTGGATCTAAGCTACCGCATACAAAAAGCCGGCTATAAAAACTATTATGTAGCCGATACTACCATTGTGCACTTTAAAGGGGAAAGCACAAAGCGAGGCAGCCTGAACTATGTAAAACTATTTTATCAGGCCATGAGCCTGTTTGTACGAAAGCATTATGGCGGTACAAAGGCAGATATCTTTACTTTTTCTATTCAACTGGCCATTGGCGTTAGGGCTATGTTGACAGCGGTAGCCAAACTGATTCGTAAGATTGGCCTGCCAGCTATAGATGCCATTCTGATTCTGGTTTGTTTTTGGCTGGTGAAAAGCATTTGGGCAAACTACGTCCGCCCGGAAGTTCCTTACTCCGCCAAGCTGGTAGGTGTATCGTTCCTGGTTTTTACATTGATATACTTAACGGTGTCTTATTATGCGGGTTTGTATAACCGCTATTATCGCAAGGCCGTTCTTGTGCGTTCTACCTTTTTGGCTACACTGGTAATTTTAGCTGCTTATGCCTTATTGCCAGAGCACTTACGGTTTTCCCGGGGCATCCTTGCATTTGGTGCCTTGTTGGCATTTGGGGTATTAAGTCTTTGGCGCTGGATGTTAATAAAGGCCGGCCTTTTGCAACAACAAATTGAAGACAGGGATAAACCCTATTTATTAGTAGCCGGTACACCTGGCGAATATGAGCGCATACAACAGTTCTTGAATGCCCACAAATTGGGCGATAAACTGATTGGCCGAGTGGCGGTTAACGGTGAGGATCCAACGGCGCTGACCACTATTGACCGGGTATCAACAGTAACACTGCCGCTACACGCTACCGAGCTTCTGTTTTGTGCCGGCACCTATTCTTATAAAGATATCTTGATGCAACTGCCCAAAATAAAAACCAACCTTCGTTTCAGGTTTCATGCCGTTGGTAGCAGTAGTATAGTGGGCAGCGACTCCAGCAGCAACAGCGGTGAGGTACTGGCCACCGGATCACATTTTAAACTGGACCGACCCGCCGAGCGGCGCATTAAGCGACTGGTAGATGTAATGACCAGTGTTTTATTTCTATTCACCACACCACTGCATTTTTTATTTGTTGAAAAGCCAGGTACCTTTTTATATTATTGTCTTTTGGTGTTGTTTGGCCGTCGTACCTGGGTAGGGTACGGTACCTGTGCAATGGGTTTACCTCCATTACGGAAAAATATTTTACTACCCAACGGATGGCCCAAAAACAAGGCTAATGCAATGCGGGAAGAAAGTATGGCGTTGATAGATCACTATTATGCAAGTGATTATGATGCCATGCAGGATTTGGCGCTAATTATGAAAAATTACCAGCATCTTGGCAATTAA